The following coding sequences lie in one Flexivirga oryzae genomic window:
- a CDS encoding branched-chain amino acid ABC transporter permease, giving the protein MNSIVILLAVTGLGLGALYFLVASGLSLIFGLMRVLNFAHGAFLVLGAYAGYQAGVHLAPSGATTISNGRFTLVLLAALAAGALVGALTEIVLIRPLYRREIDQVLVTVGLALAVGALVLGIAGADPIRFPAPAWTRNVTNIAGASIPNSRFLAIGVAVCVLVLIMVFLRYTRLGLIVRAGVENREMVTALGIDVRRAFTLVFALGGAAAGLGGALTGVFYGSVDPGLGSELLIFAFIVVIIGGLGSIVGSALAAVIVGLLQQFANYYAADGVGDLAVVLLLAVVLLARPAGLLGKAIP; this is encoded by the coding sequence ATGAACTCCATCGTCATACTGCTCGCTGTGACCGGGCTCGGCCTCGGTGCGTTGTACTTCCTTGTCGCATCGGGACTTTCGCTGATCTTCGGGCTGATGCGGGTGCTCAACTTCGCACACGGCGCCTTCCTCGTGCTGGGCGCGTATGCCGGGTACCAGGCCGGTGTCCACCTCGCGCCATCCGGTGCCACCACCATCAGCAACGGCAGGTTCACGCTGGTGTTGCTCGCCGCGTTGGCGGCGGGAGCGCTCGTCGGCGCGCTCACCGAGATCGTGCTGATCCGCCCGCTCTACCGACGGGAGATCGACCAGGTCCTGGTCACCGTCGGACTCGCGCTCGCCGTCGGCGCGCTGGTCCTCGGCATCGCGGGGGCGGACCCCATCCGTTTCCCGGCGCCCGCCTGGACCCGCAACGTCACGAACATCGCCGGTGCCTCGATCCCCAACAGCAGATTCCTGGCCATCGGCGTCGCGGTGTGTGTGCTCGTGCTGATCATGGTCTTCCTGCGGTACACGCGGCTGGGGCTCATCGTCCGCGCCGGCGTCGAGAACCGTGAGATGGTCACCGCCCTCGGCATCGACGTCCGTCGTGCGTTCACCCTCGTCTTCGCGCTCGGTGGCGCCGCGGCCGGCCTCGGTGGCGCACTGACCGGCGTGTTCTACGGATCAGTCGATCCCGGCCTCGGCTCGGAGTTGCTGATCTTCGCCTTCATCGTGGTCATCATCGGTGGCCTCGGGTCCATCGTCGGCTCGGCGCTCGCGGCGGTGATCGTCGGGCTGCTGCAGCAGTTCGCCAACTACTACGCCGCCGACGGGGTCGGCGATCTCGCGGTCGTGCTGCTGCTCGCAGTCGTGCTGCTCGCGCGCCCCGCCGGCCTACTCGGCAAGGCGATCCCATGA
- a CDS encoding peptidoglycan-binding protein, producing MKKAGSLALVSVAALAISGIGAASGHATARAATTCQVTTLRYGDSHHSLVRTLQQRLGGLVADGDFGKATLAAVKAFQTKRGLEVDGIVGPMTWDLLGGFPGCSAITGYVMADAGAAGSKAEIHSGPALRYTIVGQYGPHAKVVGTRVGTGPWIHTSRGYVHEGTVETSTANPSSLNGRIPTSGLCIVPKPYNSPDAFAPGYTKDTQRYFNCVALPYLRGMEAAYKKQFGHYAAIDLTYRSLSEQRYWYNKFGTPRAAYPGTSNHGYGLAVDFRETDKPGEEFGWGGTGQKWLSANAYRWGFQNPFAYGTDGESYHFQFIG from the coding sequence ATGAAGAAGGCCGGGTCGCTCGCCCTGGTCAGCGTCGCCGCCCTCGCCATCAGCGGGATCGGGGCGGCGTCCGGGCACGCCACCGCGCGTGCCGCGACGACGTGCCAGGTCACGACCCTGCGGTACGGCGACTCGCACCACAGCCTGGTCAGGACGCTGCAGCAGCGACTCGGCGGGCTGGTCGCGGACGGCGATTTCGGCAAGGCGACCCTCGCCGCGGTGAAGGCGTTCCAGACCAAGCGGGGACTCGAGGTCGACGGCATCGTCGGCCCGATGACCTGGGACCTGCTCGGCGGCTTCCCGGGCTGCTCGGCGATCACCGGTTACGTGATGGCGGACGCCGGCGCCGCGGGTTCGAAGGCCGAGATCCACTCCGGGCCCGCGCTGCGCTACACGATCGTGGGCCAGTACGGACCGCACGCCAAGGTGGTCGGCACCCGCGTCGGCACCGGGCCGTGGATCCACACCAGCCGCGGCTACGTGCACGAGGGCACCGTGGAGACCTCGACGGCCAACCCGTCCTCGCTCAACGGCCGGATCCCGACGAGCGGGCTGTGCATCGTGCCCAAGCCGTACAACTCACCGGACGCCTTCGCGCCCGGTTACACCAAGGACACCCAGCGCTACTTCAACTGCGTCGCCCTCCCCTACCTCAGAGGTATGGAAGCGGCCTACAAGAAGCAGTTCGGGCACTACGCCGCCATCGACCTGACCTATCGCAGCCTCAGCGAACAGCGGTACTGGTACAACAAATTCGGCACCCCTCGCGCCGCCTACCCGGGCACCTCCAACCACGGCTACGGCCTCGCCGTCGACTTCCGGGAGACCGACAAGCCGGGCGAGGAGTTCGGCTGGGGCGGCACCGGGCAGAAGTGGCTGTCCGCCAACGCCTACCGGTGGGGCTTCCAGAACCCGTTCGCCTACGGCACCGACGGGGAGAGCTACCACTTCCAGTTCATCGGCTAG
- a CDS encoding substrate-binding domain-containing protein, with translation MGATKLTVRRGTLMVAVAATAMAMAACGGSSSGGTGGSSGGGSDGSPVKVGMIYSQTGVLAEYGAEYRAGFEAGLKYVTKGTGKVNGHKIDVTWKDDAGDPEKASSNFTTLVGDGYKIIAGSTDSGVASQLAPLAEQNKVLFISGPAAIDSITGANKYTFRSGRQTYQDVKTAAAMVGGDIKGKTVTVLAQDYAFGTANVAAVKAVLGAEGAKVNSVLAPLSAKDFTPYAAKVKQAKPDLLFVAWAGNTTQTMWQTLDQQGVFGMTKVVTGLGNVASYGAYGAAATKVDFLSYYFPGAPKNAVNTAMINNLKAAGKTPDLFSPDGFVAAQMIAQAVTKGDPGNTDSMVSALDGWSFQAPKGKETIRKGDHAMIQPEYVAHLVKNGSSYTPKLVKTVPASELAPPAGYGKS, from the coding sequence ATGGGCGCAACGAAACTGACGGTGCGGCGCGGCACCCTGATGGTGGCCGTCGCCGCCACCGCGATGGCGATGGCGGCGTGCGGCGGCAGCAGCAGCGGCGGCACCGGCGGAAGCAGCGGCGGAGGCTCCGACGGGAGCCCGGTCAAGGTCGGCATGATCTACTCGCAGACCGGTGTGCTCGCCGAGTACGGCGCCGAGTACCGCGCCGGCTTCGAGGCCGGCCTGAAGTACGTGACCAAGGGCACCGGAAAGGTCAACGGTCACAAGATCGACGTGACCTGGAAGGACGACGCCGGCGACCCGGAGAAGGCCAGTAGCAACTTCACCACGTTGGTCGGTGACGGCTACAAGATCATCGCTGGTTCGACAGACTCCGGTGTTGCGAGCCAGCTTGCGCCGTTGGCCGAGCAGAACAAGGTGCTGTTCATCTCGGGCCCGGCCGCCATCGACTCGATCACCGGTGCCAACAAGTACACCTTCCGGTCCGGCCGGCAGACCTATCAGGACGTCAAGACCGCAGCGGCCATGGTCGGTGGTGACATCAAGGGCAAGACGGTGACCGTGCTCGCCCAGGACTACGCCTTCGGCACCGCCAATGTCGCCGCGGTCAAGGCGGTGCTCGGCGCGGAAGGGGCCAAGGTCAACAGCGTGCTGGCTCCGCTGTCCGCCAAGGACTTCACGCCGTACGCGGCCAAGGTCAAGCAGGCCAAACCGGATCTGCTCTTCGTCGCCTGGGCGGGCAACACGACCCAGACGATGTGGCAAACCCTCGACCAGCAGGGCGTTTTCGGCATGACCAAGGTCGTCACCGGGCTGGGCAACGTCGCGTCGTACGGCGCCTACGGCGCGGCCGCGACCAAGGTCGACTTCCTGTCCTACTACTTCCCAGGTGCACCGAAGAACGCGGTCAACACCGCCATGATCAACAACCTCAAGGCGGCCGGCAAGACGCCCGATCTGTTCAGCCCGGACGGATTCGTCGCGGCACAGATGATCGCGCAGGCGGTCACCAAGGGCGACCCGGGCAACACCGACTCGATGGTGTCCGCGCTCGACGGCTGGTCCTTCCAGGCGCCCAAGGGCAAGGAGACGATCCGCAAGGGGGACCACGCGATGATCCAGCCGGAGTATGTCGCCCATCTGGTCAAGAACGGCAGCAGCTACACACCGAAGCTGGTCAAGACCGTGCCCGCCTCCGAGCTGGCACCGCCGGCGGGTTACGGCAAGAGCTGA
- a CDS encoding SCO family protein: MHRLHSALIGAVVVLSLAGCASGASAAKSTPAGSSSSSLDSIGTPLNSAVPQRIRNLAFTTSSGKRVSLAALTGHSVVLSDVMTLCQETCPLDTATLVQTARAEVHPASGRAPVFISLTVDPARDTEPQLQAYRKLFTRPPADWQAWTGSAKNVNALWNYLGVWRKRVADDPGPAPRNWRTGAKLTYDVEHSDEVFFFDTSGHERFVLEGAPYATRSSVPKKLLQFMSSDGMKDLDHPASTAWTEAQAQTVLKSLRT, translated from the coding sequence ATGCATCGATTGCATAGCGCACTGATCGGGGCCGTCGTCGTGCTCAGCCTTGCCGGGTGTGCATCCGGCGCGTCCGCCGCGAAGTCCACTCCCGCGGGCAGCAGCTCCTCCAGCCTGGACAGCATTGGCACACCGTTGAATTCGGCCGTGCCCCAGCGGATCCGCAACCTCGCCTTCACAACCAGCAGCGGCAAGCGGGTGAGCCTCGCCGCTCTCACCGGCCACTCCGTCGTGCTCTCCGACGTCATGACGTTGTGCCAGGAGACCTGCCCGCTCGACACCGCGACGCTGGTGCAGACCGCACGGGCCGAAGTACATCCCGCCTCCGGCAGGGCTCCGGTCTTCATCTCGCTGACGGTCGATCCGGCCAGGGACACCGAGCCCCAACTGCAGGCCTACCGGAAGCTGTTCACCCGCCCCCCGGCCGACTGGCAGGCCTGGACCGGCAGCGCCAAGAACGTCAACGCCCTGTGGAACTACCTCGGGGTATGGCGCAAACGGGTCGCCGACGACCCCGGCCCCGCACCCCGCAACTGGCGTACCGGTGCGAAGCTGACCTACGACGTCGAGCACTCCGACGAGGTCTTCTTCTTCGACACCTCCGGCCACGAACGGTTCGTCCTGGAAGGCGCGCCCTACGCGACCCGCAGCAGCGTGCCGAAGAAGCTGCTGCAGTTCATGAGTTCCGACGGCATGAAGGACCTCGACCATCCTGCGTCGACCGCGTGGACCGAGGCCCAGGCGCAGACCGTCCTGAAGTCGTTGCGGACATGA
- a CDS encoding ATP-binding cassette domain-containing protein, producing the protein MSQGPLLELSDVHVRIAGSHILQGVSCAVPGRGITALLGRNGVGKTTTLRAIMGLNPSSGSITFAGQQIRGVATHRIVRRGVGYVPEDRDVFAGLTVGENLRLAVRDADPDYELVYQLFPELRERDKQLAGTLSGGQQQMVALARALLNRNRLLLIDEPTKGLSPRLVDEVADALERVADAVPMLLVEQNLPVVRKLATDVVVMASGRVVHTGSADSLQDPELTRRLLGVALAGGPA; encoded by the coding sequence GTGAGCCAGGGGCCCTTGCTGGAGCTGTCCGACGTGCACGTGCGGATCGCCGGCTCGCACATCCTGCAGGGTGTCAGCTGCGCCGTCCCCGGCCGCGGCATCACCGCCTTGCTCGGCCGCAACGGGGTCGGCAAGACGACCACCCTGCGCGCGATCATGGGTCTGAACCCGAGCTCCGGTTCGATCACGTTCGCCGGGCAGCAGATTCGTGGTGTGGCGACCCATCGCATCGTGCGGCGCGGCGTGGGCTACGTGCCGGAGGACCGCGACGTGTTCGCCGGCCTGACGGTGGGGGAGAACCTGCGCTTGGCGGTCCGGGATGCCGACCCGGACTACGAGCTGGTCTACCAGCTGTTCCCCGAGTTGCGGGAGCGGGACAAGCAACTGGCCGGCACCCTGTCCGGTGGGCAGCAGCAGATGGTGGCGCTCGCCCGCGCCCTGCTCAATCGCAACCGGCTGCTGCTCATCGACGAGCCGACCAAGGGCCTGTCACCTCGCCTGGTCGACGAGGTCGCCGACGCGCTGGAGCGGGTGGCCGATGCGGTGCCGATGCTGCTCGTCGAGCAGAACCTGCCCGTCGTCCGCAAACTCGCCACCGACGTCGTCGTCATGGCCTCCGGCCGGGTGGTGCACACCGGCTCGGCGGACAGTCTCCAGGACCCGGAACTCACCCGTCGGCTGCTCGGTGTGGCGCTCGCAGGAGGCCCCGCATGA
- a CDS encoding cytochrome c oxidase assembly protein has product MTGTPNTPMFDVTGPMWMPTAPPSWARYLAWHPQPVPILVVLSAVAAALYGWGVIRLTRRGDKWPVGRTIWFACGITSFLFMVATGINGYGMELFSVHMVQHMTLSMVTPLPLLLGRPATLALRAIPARSRTHRHLVRLLNSRFAAVITAPAFTIPLFIVTLYGLYFTPVIDWLMGNWLGHDAMLVHFVLAGYLLFWPILGVDPSPHRQRPAVRLLEAFLPVPFHAFFGVTVMGMTTLLTRCFADPPAAWHLDPVHDQQVGGGIAWGFTEIPNLALVLALAVIWAASSRHAAQQYDRSESRTDDAQLRAYNEWLHHLH; this is encoded by the coding sequence ATGACCGGGACGCCGAACACTCCGATGTTCGACGTGACCGGTCCGATGTGGATGCCGACGGCGCCGCCGTCGTGGGCGCGCTACCTCGCCTGGCACCCGCAACCGGTGCCGATCCTCGTCGTGCTGTCCGCTGTCGCCGCAGCGCTGTACGGGTGGGGCGTCATACGACTCACCCGGCGCGGAGACAAGTGGCCCGTGGGTCGCACCATCTGGTTCGCGTGCGGCATCACGTCGTTCCTGTTCATGGTCGCCACCGGGATCAACGGGTACGGGATGGAGCTGTTCAGCGTCCACATGGTGCAGCACATGACGCTGAGCATGGTCACGCCACTTCCGTTGCTGCTCGGGCGTCCGGCGACGCTGGCGCTGCGCGCCATACCTGCCAGGTCACGCACGCACCGCCATCTGGTGCGGCTGCTGAACAGTCGCTTCGCCGCGGTGATCACCGCACCAGCGTTCACCATCCCGCTGTTCATCGTCACGCTGTACGGGCTGTACTTCACCCCGGTGATCGACTGGCTGATGGGCAACTGGCTGGGCCACGACGCGATGCTCGTGCACTTCGTGCTCGCCGGATATCTGCTCTTCTGGCCGATCCTCGGCGTCGACCCGTCACCGCACCGGCAGCGGCCCGCGGTGCGGCTGCTGGAGGCGTTCCTCCCGGTGCCGTTCCACGCGTTCTTCGGCGTGACGGTCATGGGTATGACGACCCTGCTCACCCGGTGTTTCGCCGATCCGCCGGCTGCCTGGCACCTCGACCCCGTGCACGATCAACAGGTGGGCGGCGGCATCGCGTGGGGCTTCACCGAGATCCCCAATCTCGCCCTCGTGCTCGCTCTGGCGGTCATCTGGGCGGCATCCAGCCGGCATGCCGCGCAACAGTACGACCGGTCCGAGAGCCGCACCGACGACGCCCAGTTGCGTGCCTACAACGAGTGGCTGCACCACTTGCACTGA
- a CDS encoding esterase/lipase family protein, whose product MFRSPRALRRWLIVSGTALATAIALVSPMTSSVAATPSATSSPGDLSLVSTTSHPGHGWDSAQLWRDNDPSWPAARYLPDGRQDQTGEVATLFGSARPPGSQFLLYRAPGWQTNTGPAVLLVAGVDDNVDRAYADPGADGSGTCGVSSCPSTGLMQQLANAGYRVFAVNFANMQGDNYEWAQTIGDALQRVRDETGAASADLLAWSKGAFAARMYVAGVRPSWGRDYQHDVSKLVLIGGPNGGLDYVFGHGATSNMAIYPECGGAVNSPSPSQSYMCYFRMYAEPDLSVNGSYYTGQRQMLARWDTPYGVDTTQQDWYTTYYGGTGYVSTSKGIQYAIDHGSLVEELQQSPTPADVPTYLLCGGAPTIPDFYNETRGPSDGVVFEASCLDGAGIGDLAGTRLIASDNHLMLGWEPTAADTVEGWLS is encoded by the coding sequence ATGTTCCGCTCTCCCCGGGCGCTCCGGCGCTGGCTGATCGTGTCCGGCACGGCCCTCGCCACGGCCATCGCTCTCGTGTCACCGATGACGTCTTCGGTGGCGGCGACTCCATCGGCCACCTCCTCACCCGGCGACCTCAGCCTGGTGAGCACGACGAGCCATCCGGGGCACGGCTGGGACAGCGCGCAGCTGTGGCGCGACAACGACCCGTCGTGGCCGGCGGCCCGGTACCTGCCCGACGGCCGGCAGGACCAGACCGGCGAGGTTGCCACGCTGTTCGGTTCCGCTCGCCCGCCCGGCTCCCAGTTCCTGCTCTACCGGGCACCGGGCTGGCAGACGAACACCGGGCCGGCCGTACTGCTGGTCGCCGGCGTGGACGACAACGTGGACCGGGCGTATGCCGACCCGGGCGCCGACGGATCCGGCACCTGTGGCGTCAGCTCCTGTCCCAGCACGGGTCTGATGCAGCAGCTCGCCAACGCCGGATACCGTGTGTTCGCAGTGAATTTCGCCAACATGCAAGGCGACAACTACGAGTGGGCACAGACCATCGGCGATGCGCTGCAGCGCGTGCGGGACGAGACAGGCGCCGCCTCCGCGGATCTCCTGGCATGGAGCAAGGGTGCCTTCGCCGCCCGCATGTATGTCGCGGGCGTGCGCCCGAGCTGGGGCCGCGACTATCAGCACGACGTCTCGAAACTGGTGCTGATCGGTGGGCCGAACGGCGGGCTCGACTACGTCTTCGGACACGGCGCCACCAGCAACATGGCCATCTACCCGGAGTGCGGCGGAGCGGTGAACAGTCCCTCGCCGAGCCAGTCCTACATGTGCTACTTCCGCATGTACGCCGAGCCCGACCTGTCGGTGAACGGCTCGTACTACACGGGGCAGCGTCAGATGCTGGCACGCTGGGACACGCCATACGGCGTCGACACCACCCAGCAGGACTGGTACACGACCTACTACGGCGGCACCGGGTACGTGAGCACGAGCAAGGGCATCCAGTACGCCATCGACCACGGCTCGCTGGTCGAGGAGCTCCAGCAGTCACCGACGCCGGCGGACGTGCCGACGTACCTGCTGTGCGGCGGCGCGCCGACGATCCCCGACTTCTACAACGAGACACGCGGCCCGAGCGACGGTGTGGTCTTCGAGGCCTCCTGCCTGGACGGTGCGGGCATCGGTGATCTCGCCGGCACCCGGCTGATCGCGAGCGACAACCACCTCATGCTCGGCTGGGAACCGACCGCGGCGGACACCGTCGAGGGCTGGCTGTCCTGA
- a CDS encoding MarR family winged helix-turn-helix transcriptional regulator codes for MPDVVKTVSESIVAELADDDAASMLAGQADIVDAVLAANRVFVAVAAGALANLEPEVTLPQFRALVLIDIHDAMTVAQLAEALGVVPSTATRMCDRLVAKDLVDRTVDSANRRQMTLTLRPEGHALIEQSTRQRTREINRLLKSIPPQAQADLAQGLGLLVQAAHGSDRTRASRRLHPTGAGQGMR; via the coding sequence ATGCCTGATGTCGTCAAGACCGTGTCGGAGTCGATCGTCGCCGAGCTCGCGGACGACGATGCCGCCAGCATGCTGGCCGGGCAGGCCGACATCGTGGACGCGGTGCTCGCCGCCAACCGGGTGTTCGTGGCCGTCGCCGCGGGCGCGCTCGCGAACCTCGAGCCAGAGGTCACACTGCCGCAGTTCCGGGCGCTGGTGCTCATCGACATCCACGATGCGATGACGGTCGCCCAGCTCGCGGAGGCGCTCGGTGTGGTGCCGTCGACGGCGACCCGCATGTGCGACCGGCTGGTCGCCAAGGACCTGGTGGACCGGACCGTCGACAGCGCCAACCGGCGCCAGATGACCCTGACGCTACGTCCGGAGGGACACGCGCTGATCGAGCAGAGCACCCGGCAGCGCACCCGGGAGATCAATCGGCTGCTCAAGAGCATCCCGCCGCAGGCGCAGGCCGACCTGGCTCAGGGGCTGGGGTTGCTGGTGCAGGCCGCCCACGGCAGTGACCGCACCCGCGCGTCGCGCCGACTGCATCCGACCGGCGCCGGACAGGGCATGCGATGA
- a CDS encoding chloride channel protein — MTIVQTQLRSAGAAAGGWVRRSGYLQKWVVLGVVIGIIAGLGAVAFYVALQTAGHLLLEDLGGYVVPTAAAEGGAQGSGHYTRWWAVPLVVAFGGLVSGLLVTKLAPEAEGHGTDAAIDAVHRNPRMIRARAVVVKMITSAITIGSGGSGGREGPTAQISAGFGSLLARTLDLNAEDGRIAVSVGIGSGIGAIFGAPLGGAVLAADIVYKDDFEVEALVPGLVTSIVAYTVFGLAEGFSPMFGYAAAGYRFDQPVQLVWFAVIGVVAGLVGLTYSTTFYGIADFIKRLPGNGIVKPAAGGLLVGLLALAIPQVLGTGYGWVQISLTRDGLLGIPLWTILLLPFARILATALSIGSGGSGGIFGPGMVIGGFTGAAVWRVLEMFAPGVPHSPAPFVIVGMMACFGSIARAPLAIMLMVAEMTGNLTILAPAMVAVGIAYLIVRHFDKTIYRSQLANRDEAVAARLKLGLPLLGRVPVTDAMAAPRLALHETDRLTDAVDQLSAQGIPGAPVVDGHSRFLGTVTLADLVAHVEKDSDATLRRRVDAAAPSVDATVTLDQAIDALPATVHWLTVLDDERHVLGIVAFSDIVRAYHRALRVDARRMSRIASSAGIQDVQVGPRSPLVGHRLDEQVLPDGVIVVAVRRGDAMLLGLGAVHLEVGDQVTVLARPDRQDVIRDLFDGDAVTAQRTTAANPGAH; from the coding sequence ATGACAATCGTCCAGACGCAGTTGCGCTCCGCCGGCGCGGCTGCCGGCGGTTGGGTCCGGCGCAGCGGCTACCTGCAGAAATGGGTCGTGCTCGGCGTCGTCATCGGCATCATCGCCGGGCTCGGGGCGGTCGCCTTCTACGTCGCACTGCAGACCGCGGGCCACCTGTTGCTGGAGGATCTCGGCGGGTATGTCGTGCCGACCGCCGCGGCGGAGGGCGGCGCGCAGGGATCGGGCCACTACACGAGGTGGTGGGCCGTCCCCCTGGTGGTCGCCTTCGGTGGTCTGGTGTCCGGGCTGCTGGTGACGAAGCTCGCTCCGGAGGCCGAGGGCCACGGCACCGATGCGGCCATCGACGCGGTCCACCGCAACCCGCGGATGATCCGGGCGCGAGCGGTCGTCGTCAAGATGATCACCTCGGCCATCACGATCGGGTCGGGTGGCTCGGGCGGTCGTGAGGGACCGACCGCGCAGATCTCCGCGGGCTTCGGCTCGCTGCTCGCGCGCACCCTCGACCTCAACGCCGAGGACGGCCGCATCGCCGTCTCGGTCGGTATCGGCTCCGGCATCGGCGCCATCTTCGGTGCCCCGCTGGGCGGCGCGGTGCTCGCGGCCGACATCGTTTACAAGGACGACTTCGAGGTCGAAGCGCTCGTGCCCGGACTGGTGACCTCCATTGTCGCGTACACGGTCTTCGGCCTGGCAGAAGGCTTTTCGCCGATGTTCGGGTATGCCGCCGCCGGGTACCGGTTCGACCAGCCGGTGCAGCTCGTCTGGTTCGCGGTCATCGGCGTCGTAGCGGGCCTGGTCGGGCTGACCTACAGCACGACGTTCTACGGCATCGCCGACTTCATCAAGCGGCTGCCGGGCAACGGCATCGTCAAGCCCGCCGCAGGTGGCCTCCTGGTCGGGCTGCTGGCGCTGGCGATCCCGCAGGTGCTGGGCACCGGTTACGGCTGGGTGCAGATCTCCCTGACCCGGGACGGGCTGCTCGGCATACCCCTGTGGACCATCCTGCTGCTGCCGTTCGCCCGGATCCTCGCAACGGCACTGTCCATCGGATCCGGCGGATCCGGCGGCATTTTCGGGCCCGGCATGGTCATCGGCGGTTTCACCGGAGCCGCGGTGTGGCGGGTGCTGGAGATGTTCGCGCCGGGTGTGCCGCACAGCCCGGCACCGTTCGTGATCGTCGGGATGATGGCCTGCTTCGGCAGCATCGCCCGCGCGCCGCTGGCGATCATGCTGATGGTCGCGGAGATGACCGGCAACCTCACGATCCTCGCGCCCGCGATGGTCGCGGTCGGGATCGCCTATCTGATCGTGCGCCACTTCGACAAGACGATCTACCGCTCGCAACTGGCGAACCGGGACGAGGCGGTGGCCGCTCGGCTCAAACTGGGTCTGCCGCTGCTCGGCAGGGTGCCCGTGACCGATGCGATGGCGGCGCCGCGGCTGGCCCTGCACGAGACCGACCGGTTGACCGACGCAGTGGATCAGCTGTCGGCACAAGGGATTCCGGGTGCGCCCGTCGTCGACGGGCACAGCAGGTTCCTCGGCACCGTCACCCTCGCAGACCTGGTCGCGCACGTCGAGAAGGACTCGGACGCCACGTTGCGTCGTCGGGTCGATGCGGCGGCTCCGTCAGTGGACGCCACGGTCACGTTGGATCAGGCGATCGACGCGCTGCCGGCCACGGTGCACTGGCTGACGGTGCTCGACGACGAGCGGCACGTGCTCGGCATCGTCGCGTTCAGTGACATCGTGCGGGCCTACCACCGGGCGCTGCGCGTGGATGCCCGTCGGATGTCGCGCATCGCGTCGAGCGCGGGCATCCAGGACGTGCAGGTCGGTCCGCGCTCACCGCTGGTCGGGCACCGGCTGGACGAGCAGGTGCTGCCGGACGGCGTCATCGTCGTGGCGGTGCGCCGCGGCGACGCGATGTTGCTGGGGCTCGGTGCGGTGCACCTCGAGGTCGGCGACCAGGTGACGGTTCTGGCACGTCCGGACCGCCAGGACGTCATCCGTGACCTCTTCGACGGCGATGCCGTCACCGCGCAGCGGACCACTGCCGCCAACCCCGGTGCGCATTGA
- a CDS encoding ABC transporter ATP-binding protein, which produces MTATPAELPARAVLQATGLTCTIGGAAIVSDVDLGVQDGELLGVIGPNGAGKTSLLNLLSGLLPATSGAVQLDGQNISGWSPHRRARAGLGRTFQTSSVFGELSVAENVSIAAQAFLGGNLRLWQPATRIRGRSERAGAALELVGLAGRAGIAAGSLSHGDKRKLELAILLAGEPKVMMLDEPMAGVSAEDVPELTELIGRVRRERGATVIMVEHHMDVILQLADRLAVMHHGSLLLCDTPQVVMADATVQEAYLGGAL; this is translated from the coding sequence ATGACCGCAACACCTGCGGAGCTCCCCGCACGAGCAGTGCTCCAGGCCACCGGCCTCACCTGCACCATCGGTGGAGCGGCCATCGTCAGCGACGTCGACCTCGGCGTGCAGGACGGTGAACTGCTCGGAGTGATCGGGCCGAACGGCGCCGGCAAGACCAGCCTGCTCAACCTGCTGTCGGGGCTGCTGCCCGCGACGTCCGGGGCGGTGCAGCTGGACGGTCAGAACATCAGCGGCTGGTCGCCGCACCGGCGCGCTCGCGCGGGTCTCGGCCGCACCTTCCAGACCTCCAGTGTGTTCGGCGAGCTGTCCGTCGCCGAGAACGTCTCGATCGCCGCGCAGGCGTTCCTCGGCGGCAACCTGCGCCTGTGGCAGCCCGCCACGCGGATCCGGGGACGGTCCGAACGCGCAGGCGCGGCACTGGAACTGGTCGGACTGGCCGGCCGTGCCGGCATCGCTGCCGGGTCGCTCTCGCACGGCGACAAACGGAAGCTGGAGCTGGCGATCCTGCTGGCCGGCGAGCCGAAGGTGATGATGCTCGACGAGCCGATGGCGGGGGTCAGCGCCGAAGATGTGCCCGAGCTGACCGAGCTGATCGGCCGGGTGCGGCGCGAGCGCGGCGCCACGGTGATCATGGTCGAGCACCACATGGACGTCATACTCCAGCTCGCCGACCGGCTCGCGGTCATGCACCACGGATCGTTGCTCCTGTGCGACACACCGCAGGTGGTGATGGCCGACGCCACCGTGCAGGAGGCCTACCTGGGAGGTGCACTGTGA